The Malus domestica chromosome 10, GDT2T_hap1 genome contains a region encoding:
- the LOC103446560 gene encoding ribosomal RNA-processing protein 17 has translation MAGKVVEEAIPAVNPRGSYIKKRALKNKALAVTFNEKDLSDFVSGFHKRKKKRRKEAEQKQGEALRRKRLELRKKRRLEKELVLNGGITPATDTAADEVDEGDEDHQDDEDSEPAVPISGTTTYDNGEMKVVVTTSEISREEESDPDEKPEAALPESVGASKKHKIPVKKTKPLKKAAKRKSRPKLQRKRDKRKGTKPAKNKR, from the exons ATGGCGGGCAAGGTTGTAGAGGAAGCGATTCCGGCCGTAAATCCCCGAGGTTCTTACATAAAGAAGAGGGCTCTCAAAAACAAAGCTCTCGCCGTCACGTTCAACGAGAAAGACCTCAG CGATTTCGTGTCTGGGTTTcacaagaggaagaagaagaggagaaaggaAGCTGAGCAGAAGCAAGGGGAGGCGCTGCGGCGGAAGCGTCTCGAGCTGCGCAAAAAG AGGAGACTAGAAAAGGAACTGGTTCTTAATGGTGGGATTACCCCAGCCACTGATACAGCAGCTGATGAGGTTGATGAGGGTGATGAGGACCACcaggatgatgaagatagtgagcCAGCTGTACCAATTTCTG GTACAACGACTTATGACAATGGCGAGATGAAAGTCGTTGTGACAACAAGTGAGATTTCTCGAGAGGAGGAAAGTGATCCAGACGAAAAGCCAGAGGCAGCACTACCAGAATCAGTCGGAGCTTCTAAAAAACACAAGATACCAGTGAAAAAGACCAAACCTCTGAAAAAAGCTGCAAAGCGTAAATCCCGGCCCAAGCTACAGCGGAAAAGAGATAAAAGGAAGGGAACAAAACCGGCCAAGAACAAGCGCTAG
- the LOC103446473 gene encoding calmodulin-binding protein 60 B-like isoform X2, whose translation MQTRYMERSNSMAREKRSLDSSSAEEGQPDRKRPALASVIVEALKVDSLQKLCSSLEPILRRVVSEEVERALAKLGPAKLTGRSSPKQIEGPNGRNLQLHFISKLSLPLFTGGKVEGEWGSAISIVLIDANTKHVVTSGPESAVKLDIVVLEGDFNNEDDENWTQEEFESHVVKEREGKRPLLTGDVQVTLKEGVGTLGELTFTDNSSWIRSRKFRLGLKVASGNCDNIRIREAKTEAITVKDHRGELYKKHYPPLLHDEVWRLEKIGKDGSFHKRLNKAGIVTVEDFLRLVVRDSQRLRNILGSGMSNKMWDGLIQHAKTCLLGGKHYVYYLEDARNVGVVFNNIYELSGLITDEQFFSADSLSETQKVCVDGLVKKAYDNWMHVMEYDGKSLLSQKNPDVSLPEVPMASQDYPNSCDQQFTLPSLPASVSSQPPPMDSGLNVGGYSDGMAARFSIQSQNGNLNAPIQLDGLSFPQQNQLPSISHQSHFQRNENMLSLGPLQSSTSGFQNIGTSNLSSYRGVEDLFPEEEIRMRSNEILENEDMQHLLRVINMGGQGQGHSYGHSSMNVTEDNYPYSSPYIPTPQANYSIDDDQSRSPGKAVVGWLKLKAALRWGIFVRKKAAERRAQLVELDDL comes from the exons ATGCAGACGAGGTACATGGAGAGATCCAACAGTATGGCGAGGGAGAAGCGAAGTTTGGATTCGTCTTCAGCTGAAGAAGGCCAGCCGGATAGGAAACGTCCTGCTCTCGCCAG TGTAATCGTTGAAGCTCTCAAGGTGGATAGTCTGCAAAAGCTTTGCTCGTCACTGGAGCCGATTCTGCGTAGAGTT GTTAGCGAAGAGGTGGAGCGTGCTTTAGCAAAATTAGGCCCTGCCAAACTTACTGGAAG GTCTTCTCCTAAACAAATTGAAGGGCCCAATGGAAGAAACTTGCAGCTGCATTTTATATCCAAGTTGTCCCTTCCTCTTTTTACTGGCGGAAAAGTAGAAGGGGAGTGGGGTTCTGCAATCTCTATTGTCTTGATTGATGCAAATACAAAACACGTCGTGACATCAGGTCCGGAGTCTGCGGTGAAATTAGACATAGTTGTGCTTGAAGGTGATTTTAACAACGAGGATGATGAGAACTGGACTCAAGAAGAATTTGAGAGCCATGTGGTGAAAGAGCGTGAAGGAAAGAGGCCACTTCTTACTGGGGATGTGCAAGTTACACTGAAGGAAGGTGTAGGAACACTAGGGGAATTGACATTTACCGATAACTCTAGCTGGATTAGGAGCAGGAAGTTTAGGCTAGGACTGAAAGTTGCTTCAGGCAATTGCGACAACATTCGTATACGGGAAGCAAAAACAGAAGCCATCACTGTTAAGGATCACCGTGGGGAAT TGTACAAGAAACACTACCCACCTTTGTTACATGATGAGGTCTGGAGAttagagaaaattggaaaaGATGGATCATTCCACAAGAGGCTGAATAAAGCTGGAATTGTTACAGTTGAAGACTTCCTACGACTTGTGGTTAGAGACTCGCAGAGACTGCGGAAT ATTCTTGGAAGTGGCATGTCAAATAAGATGTGGGATGGACTCATACAGCATGCAAAAACTTGTCTTCTTGGTGGGAAACACTATGTCTATTATCTTGAGGATGCAAGGAATGTTGGTGTTGTTTTTAACAATATCTACGAGTTGAGTGGCCTAATTACCGATGAACAATTTTTCTCTGCTGATTCTCTCTCGGAAACTCAGAAG GTCTGCGTGGACGGTTTGGTAAAAAAGGCATATGACAACTGGATGCATGTTATGGAGTATGATGGAAAATCTCTTCTAAGCCAGAAAAATCCAGATGTTTCTCTACCTGAGGTCCCAATGGCCTCGCAAGATTATCCAAACTCATGTGATCAGCAGTTCACCCTACCTAGCCTGCCAGCTTCAGTTTCTTCACAACCGCCTCCTATGGATTCCGGCCTAAACGTGGGAG gTTATAGTGATGGCATGGCTGCCAGATTCTCAATACAGTCACAGAATGGAAATCTGAATGCTCCAATTCAGCTCGATGGCTTGTCATTTCCTCAACAGAATCAGCTGCCTAGCATTTCGCACCAGTCGCAttttcaaagaaatgaaaacaTGCTTTCCCTTGGTCCACTACAGTCGTCCACATCAGGGTTCCAGAATATCGGCACATCCAATCTTTCTTCTTATAGGGGAGTCGAGGACCTCTTCCCAGAGGAAGAAATTCGTATGAGGAGCAATGAGATTCTCGAAAATGAAGATATGCAGCATCTGCTTCGTGTCATTAACATGGGCGGTCAGGGTCAAGGCCACAGTTATGGTCATTCCTCCATGAACGTCACTGAAGACAATTATCCTTATTCGTCACCATACATCCCCACTCCACAAGCGAACTACAGTATTGATGATGATCAGAGCCGTTCACCTGGGAAAGCTGTTGTTGGCTGGCTCAAGCTCAAGGCAGCGCTTAGATGGGGCATATTCGTCAGAAAGAAGGCTGCTGAGAGACGGGCTCAGCTTGTTGAGTTGGATGATTTGTAA
- the LOC103446473 gene encoding calmodulin-binding protein 60 B-like isoform X1, with protein sequence MQTRYMERSNSMAREKRSLDSSSAEEGQPDRKRPALASVIVEALKVDSLQKLCSSLEPILRRVVSEEVERALAKLGPAKLTGSRSSPKQIEGPNGRNLQLHFISKLSLPLFTGGKVEGEWGSAISIVLIDANTKHVVTSGPESAVKLDIVVLEGDFNNEDDENWTQEEFESHVVKEREGKRPLLTGDVQVTLKEGVGTLGELTFTDNSSWIRSRKFRLGLKVASGNCDNIRIREAKTEAITVKDHRGELYKKHYPPLLHDEVWRLEKIGKDGSFHKRLNKAGIVTVEDFLRLVVRDSQRLRNILGSGMSNKMWDGLIQHAKTCLLGGKHYVYYLEDARNVGVVFNNIYELSGLITDEQFFSADSLSETQKVCVDGLVKKAYDNWMHVMEYDGKSLLSQKNPDVSLPEVPMASQDYPNSCDQQFTLPSLPASVSSQPPPMDSGLNVGGYSDGMAARFSIQSQNGNLNAPIQLDGLSFPQQNQLPSISHQSHFQRNENMLSLGPLQSSTSGFQNIGTSNLSSYRGVEDLFPEEEIRMRSNEILENEDMQHLLRVINMGGQGQGHSYGHSSMNVTEDNYPYSSPYIPTPQANYSIDDDQSRSPGKAVVGWLKLKAALRWGIFVRKKAAERRAQLVELDDL encoded by the exons ATGCAGACGAGGTACATGGAGAGATCCAACAGTATGGCGAGGGAGAAGCGAAGTTTGGATTCGTCTTCAGCTGAAGAAGGCCAGCCGGATAGGAAACGTCCTGCTCTCGCCAG TGTAATCGTTGAAGCTCTCAAGGTGGATAGTCTGCAAAAGCTTTGCTCGTCACTGGAGCCGATTCTGCGTAGAGTT GTTAGCGAAGAGGTGGAGCGTGCTTTAGCAAAATTAGGCCCTGCCAAACTTACTGGAAG CAGGTCTTCTCCTAAACAAATTGAAGGGCCCAATGGAAGAAACTTGCAGCTGCATTTTATATCCAAGTTGTCCCTTCCTCTTTTTACTGGCGGAAAAGTAGAAGGGGAGTGGGGTTCTGCAATCTCTATTGTCTTGATTGATGCAAATACAAAACACGTCGTGACATCAGGTCCGGAGTCTGCGGTGAAATTAGACATAGTTGTGCTTGAAGGTGATTTTAACAACGAGGATGATGAGAACTGGACTCAAGAAGAATTTGAGAGCCATGTGGTGAAAGAGCGTGAAGGAAAGAGGCCACTTCTTACTGGGGATGTGCAAGTTACACTGAAGGAAGGTGTAGGAACACTAGGGGAATTGACATTTACCGATAACTCTAGCTGGATTAGGAGCAGGAAGTTTAGGCTAGGACTGAAAGTTGCTTCAGGCAATTGCGACAACATTCGTATACGGGAAGCAAAAACAGAAGCCATCACTGTTAAGGATCACCGTGGGGAAT TGTACAAGAAACACTACCCACCTTTGTTACATGATGAGGTCTGGAGAttagagaaaattggaaaaGATGGATCATTCCACAAGAGGCTGAATAAAGCTGGAATTGTTACAGTTGAAGACTTCCTACGACTTGTGGTTAGAGACTCGCAGAGACTGCGGAAT ATTCTTGGAAGTGGCATGTCAAATAAGATGTGGGATGGACTCATACAGCATGCAAAAACTTGTCTTCTTGGTGGGAAACACTATGTCTATTATCTTGAGGATGCAAGGAATGTTGGTGTTGTTTTTAACAATATCTACGAGTTGAGTGGCCTAATTACCGATGAACAATTTTTCTCTGCTGATTCTCTCTCGGAAACTCAGAAG GTCTGCGTGGACGGTTTGGTAAAAAAGGCATATGACAACTGGATGCATGTTATGGAGTATGATGGAAAATCTCTTCTAAGCCAGAAAAATCCAGATGTTTCTCTACCTGAGGTCCCAATGGCCTCGCAAGATTATCCAAACTCATGTGATCAGCAGTTCACCCTACCTAGCCTGCCAGCTTCAGTTTCTTCACAACCGCCTCCTATGGATTCCGGCCTAAACGTGGGAG gTTATAGTGATGGCATGGCTGCCAGATTCTCAATACAGTCACAGAATGGAAATCTGAATGCTCCAATTCAGCTCGATGGCTTGTCATTTCCTCAACAGAATCAGCTGCCTAGCATTTCGCACCAGTCGCAttttcaaagaaatgaaaacaTGCTTTCCCTTGGTCCACTACAGTCGTCCACATCAGGGTTCCAGAATATCGGCACATCCAATCTTTCTTCTTATAGGGGAGTCGAGGACCTCTTCCCAGAGGAAGAAATTCGTATGAGGAGCAATGAGATTCTCGAAAATGAAGATATGCAGCATCTGCTTCGTGTCATTAACATGGGCGGTCAGGGTCAAGGCCACAGTTATGGTCATTCCTCCATGAACGTCACTGAAGACAATTATCCTTATTCGTCACCATACATCCCCACTCCACAAGCGAACTACAGTATTGATGATGATCAGAGCCGTTCACCTGGGAAAGCTGTTGTTGGCTGGCTCAAGCTCAAGGCAGCGCTTAGATGGGGCATATTCGTCAGAAAGAAGGCTGCTGAGAGACGGGCTCAGCTTGTTGAGTTGGATGATTTGTAA